The Triplophysa rosa linkage group LG15, Trosa_1v2, whole genome shotgun sequence genomic sequence AGAGGGGGGAAAAGATCATCAAGTCTGTCCCATATTATTCTTAGAGGTTTTGGTTGACCAAGATCGTGGCTGCAGTCATCATCAGGTGGCGAACATCTGGCTGAACTGGAGCTGCACATGTGTATTTCCACATACACTATTAAAATactacatacacacatttttttcttgtagATTAGGCTCAAATAAGTATTAAGAGTGTTTTTCTCAAATGGTATAATGTGATTTCTCATGCCTCCCTGTAGAAGGCCTATGGCATGTTAATGCAGATGAGCATTTTTATTCTGATATTTTTTAGAGTCAGtagaatatttttattatcactGTCATCTTTACAGTTCAGTCAAATTCAGAtgctttaaataaatgattaaggcctggtttcacagacacggtttagcttaagccaggactatgccttagttgaattaaggtatttatgttgcttttataaaaatgccttagaagaatacattactgtatcttgagacaaaacaatggcgctgatacagtatattttcagttatattcagttaagacaggtagTACTGCCAttgcaatggtttagctaaatgatatttcctgaattcctctgcagttagtttcatcttaaacgtctcaaatcattcgtccggagacaaaaaatcagtcacagcaaacagcgcatcctaatgcgcttacgttgtgcgtgtatgcttacctaaactccacggaatccactgcagatctcagcagaattacatggattttagcgcttgtcattgacaagttataacattacacacacaacgtgagagcataactagtttgctgtgacagattttcagccttaggacgaatgatttgagacgtttaaaatgaaactaaccccagtgttcgcccctgttcattagcaaaacaaacagcttgccacaggctaaacatattaacgcacataatgtattaacattcatacagctaaactccaagtgtccatctgcacttacatacagtaagtttaacactggctttgaatgttctatttagcctgtgactgacttagctcccttcgctatcgtatgctaacgttatcctcctatatatacggcacatgtacgtcaattcagactgttgataaatatctcttacatcggcagttttgtctcgttcagtcggtctcgatccctcttgaggaacaactttgaagctaatcatgcttgtactgtcccaggttgaaaaagcagtccggtttgaagtgattcgcgcaaacaagcaggtttttacttatggtttctgatggatttccactaaaaataaaataaatccactcctgtctcttcctaggtttggactctgtgcagcgactacattgcatgttgtccacaaactttagccatggcgtcatgtacaccgctgtcgcttgtgaaaacaacaatggcggagcgcggtgggtggaactgtgtagattaaggggcggtaacatcataataaaatccgctttggacgtcacaatcagagcgaaatctgaacggctcggtttctcacatgcttgcagggaaaggcacaccaaaacaaacttactgggttcttatttttcacattttctgggttgcaAGATGCACcagggacccgattatagcactcaaacacagaaaaagtggggttttcatctgatgtctcctttaagccttgtctgtgaaaccaggcctaagAGTTATTGAGCTGTTGGGGCCGGTGGTCCAGTGGACTGTGTGCCGACATATTGTAGCATCGGGCGACCCAGGTTCGGATCCCGGCCTGTGGCCTTTTCATGTCTCCTGTTCCCCACCTTTCATCCCATAACTTCCTCTAGCTCTCAATCTCCGCCATCCAATAAAAAAAAGCTATAAAAAGTCCAAAAGAATTACTGAGCTGAACCAGAcaataatgtaatattaatctgtattcttttaatttttaatgaGGGCTTGACTGTTATTTGTTGCTTCACCATGTGGGAGTGTCAAAGGAGACCATGAAGAGTATGTAAGTGCTTGTTCAGTCACTGTtaacgtttgttttacattttactcaCCAAGTAGTCAAACTAAGATAGCTTTTAATAGATTCTCATTTCTGAAActgagaaaaagaaaacacaacaagCAGGATGGATTTATCACAGCAAGAATATGATTCCACACAGTTTTGTTTTCCTGCACTGAACAATTCTTGCATTAAATACACATACAGCATATTCTCACAGACAGTGATTTATATCATATTGCTGTCAGCGATGATTTTGACCATTCTAGGAAACTCAGTGGTCATCATCTCAATAGCGCACTTCAGACAGCTCCAAACACCCACCAATATACTGGTGATGTCTCTGGCTCTGGCGGATCTTTTGGTGGGAGTGATGTTTATGCCGTTGAGTATCGTTCGCTCTGTGACTGGCTGCTGGTATTATGGTGAAGCCATCTGTTTGTTTCACTCCAGTTTTGACTTGTTTCTCACGTCTGTGTCTAtttttcatctcatttttatTGCTATTGATAGATATCAGGCCGTGTGTCATCCGCTTCAGTACCCCACACGAGTCACTATACCTGTTGCTTGGGTCATGGTGCTGTTAAGCTGGAGCTTGGCTGCTTTTTATTCTTTCGGCCTCGTGTACTCAAAAGCCAACGAGGAAGGAATGGATGAATATTTTGCATCAATAGAATGTATAGGAAGTTGCAGTCTCTATTTCAATGCATTGTGGTCAGCTTTAGACACATTATTTACTTTCTTTGTGCCTTGTTCTGTCATGATCGGACTGTACTCGAGGATTTTTGTAGTTGCTAAAAAGCATGCAAGAAACATTGGGGATGGAAACCAGCCTGAACATGAGAA encodes the following:
- the LOC130566264 gene encoding trace amine-associated receptor 13c-like; this translates as MDLSQQEYDSTQFCFPALNNSCIKYTYSIFSQTVIYIILLSAMILTILGNSVVIISIAHFRQLQTPTNILVMSLALADLLVGVMFMPLSIVRSVTGCWYYGEAICLFHSSFDLFLTSVSIFHLIFIAIDRYQAVCHPLQYPTRVTIPVAWVMVLLSWSLAAFYSFGLVYSKANEEGMDEYFASIECIGSCSLYFNALWSALDTLFTFFVPCSVMIGLYSRIFVVAKKHARNIGDGNQPEHENTFKTSRRSERKAAKTLGVVVGAFILCWLPYFTCALIDPYLNFSTPLELFDVFDSIGYMNSTINPIIYGLFYPWFRKTLYIILTLRIFEPNSSDISVFTI